A window from Pseudomonadota bacterium encodes these proteins:
- the dusA gene encoding tRNA dihydrouridine(20/20a) synthase DusA: MAERGVDASRTVRRQTVVTVDEQSKTEWPTFELSVAPMMDWTDRHCRYFHRLLHPRVRLFTEMIHANAVIKGDREYLLGFDPAEHPVAVQLGGNEPTLLAEAARICADYGYDEINLNVGCPSDRVQTGAFGACLMAQPERVAACVTAMKQAVDIPVTVKTRIGIDDLDSDTFLRAFIEHLMRAPTDGLIVHARIALLSGLSPKQNREIPPLNYQRVVRMQDAFPTLPIVLNGGITELVDVQRFAHVFTGVMLGRAAYQNPWLLAQVGKAQGLSDRATRADIVRAFLPYAEKQLTRGVRLHAMTRHLLGLFAGQPGARAWRRYLSENSHHAGAGIDILEQALERVDPP; this comes from the coding sequence ATGGCCGAAAGAGGTGTCGATGCGTCACGAACCGTTAGGCGACAAACGGTGGTAACGGTCGACGAGCAAAGCAAGACTGAGTGGCCCACATTTGAACTCAGCGTCGCGCCGATGATGGACTGGACCGACCGCCACTGCCGATATTTTCATCGCCTTTTGCATCCCCGCGTCCGGTTGTTTACCGAAATGATCCATGCGAATGCTGTGATCAAAGGCGACCGTGAGTATTTGCTGGGGTTTGATCCGGCGGAGCATCCGGTAGCCGTACAACTGGGTGGAAATGAACCAACGCTGCTCGCCGAGGCGGCGCGCATTTGTGCCGATTATGGTTACGATGAAATCAATCTGAATGTCGGGTGCCCGAGCGATCGTGTGCAGACAGGCGCATTTGGTGCGTGCTTAATGGCGCAGCCCGAGCGTGTTGCCGCGTGTGTTACGGCGATGAAGCAGGCGGTGGACATACCGGTTACGGTCAAGACTCGGATCGGGATTGACGATTTGGACAGCGACACATTTCTGCGCGCGTTTATCGAGCACTTAATGCGGGCGCCTACCGATGGTCTCATCGTTCACGCGCGTATTGCCCTGCTCTCAGGGCTCTCGCCAAAGCAAAACCGTGAAATTCCTCCGCTCAACTATCAGCGGGTAGTGCGTATGCAAGATGCGTTTCCCACTCTGCCGATTGTGTTGAACGGAGGGATTACCGAGCTTGTCGACGTGCAACGTTTCGCCCACGTGTTTACCGGTGTGATGCTGGGGCGAGCGGCTTACCAAAACCCGTGGCTGTTGGCCCAAGTGGGCAAGGCGCAGGGCCTGAGCGACCGTGCAACGCGGGCCGACATTGTGCGCGCCTTTTTACCCTATGCGGAAAAACAGCTCACTCGAGGTGTACGGTTGCATGCTATGACCCGGCATTTATTGGGCTTGTTTGCCGGTCAACCTGGAGCGCGCGCCTGGCGACGTTATTTGAGCGAAAACAGTCATCACGCGGGCGCGGGAATTGACATCCTTGAGCAGGCGCTGGAGAGAGTGGACCCTCCTTAA
- a CDS encoding class I SAM-dependent methyltransferase: MAKPKKLHKERKKKGLPPLADLADRHDLYEQSVQSVETEVEFLRDTFRTVRGRPAASLREDFCGTAAAACEWVKDNPNHTAQAVDFDQEVLEWGRNRHVSKLDAEQQSRVKLIEDNVLSAELDPVDLLVAFNFSYWIFDTRATLRHYFEKARANLKDDGLFILDAFGGSEAHDEMEEETEHDNFTYIWEQGSFDPISHAMQCYIHFEFPDGSRLKRAFSYHWRFWMLPEIRELLEEAGFSKSTVYWQQDDDDDNDEEGDFEPAERGEPDPAWIAYIVAEK; the protein is encoded by the coding sequence ATGGCAAAGCCCAAGAAACTTCACAAAGAGCGCAAGAAAAAAGGCCTGCCGCCACTGGCTGATTTGGCAGATCGGCACGACCTATATGAGCAGTCTGTACAAAGTGTTGAAACGGAGGTTGAGTTTCTCCGTGATACGTTTCGCACGGTTCGGGGTCGACCTGCGGCGTCGCTGCGCGAAGATTTTTGTGGCACGGCCGCGGCGGCGTGCGAATGGGTTAAAGACAATCCCAATCACACGGCGCAGGCCGTCGACTTTGATCAAGAAGTGCTTGAGTGGGGACGCAATCGCCATGTGAGTAAACTCGATGCGGAGCAGCAGTCGCGTGTGAAACTGATCGAAGACAACGTGCTGTCGGCGGAGCTCGATCCGGTTGATCTGCTTGTGGCGTTTAATTTCAGCTATTGGATTTTCGACACGCGCGCAACGCTGCGTCATTATTTCGAAAAGGCCCGCGCCAATCTCAAAGACGATGGACTGTTTATTCTTGATGCGTTCGGTGGTTCTGAGGCCCATGATGAAATGGAAGAAGAAACCGAGCACGACAATTTCACCTATATTTGGGAGCAGGGCTCGTTTGATCCGATCAGTCATGCCATGCAGTGTTACATCCATTTTGAGTTTCCGGACGGTTCCCGCCTAAAACGCGCATTCAGCTATCACTGGCGCTTTTGGATGTTGCCCGAAATTCGCGAACTGCTTGAAGAGGCCGGTTTTTCGAAATCGACCGTTTACTGGCAGCAAGACGATGATGATGACAATGATGAAGAGGGCGATTTCGAGCCCGCGGAGCGAGGCGAGCCGGATCCGGCCTGGATTGCTTATATTGTCGCTGAGAAATAA
- a CDS encoding thioesterase family protein yields the protein MSENTFSLLEAIALRRTGDSVYEVDTHPHFWTIVSPFGGWSAAVALRAVLTECQHPLVPISMSIHFAGRIDAGTVQVVPTRVRENKRTAFWRCELRQGGRCTLSAQIALAQHRPTRRVIETVRPDAPDPTSLSTTEVPGIPWTTTYDSRFVTAPPGSDSGSLNSVFWVRLRHEEAVTFESLVSLCDACFPRLFFRTSEVFNAASLSMNIQFHVDHEQLAQMGHGFLLVEAFGNKAERGFFDQNLRVWTADGELIATSEQLFYYALDASS from the coding sequence ATGAGTGAGAATACCTTTTCGTTGTTAGAAGCCATTGCGCTTCGACGCACGGGTGATAGCGTGTATGAGGTCGATACCCATCCGCACTTTTGGACGATCGTCAGCCCTTTTGGCGGTTGGTCAGCAGCGGTCGCCCTGCGAGCGGTGCTCACTGAGTGCCAACACCCCCTCGTGCCGATTTCGATGTCGATACATTTTGCGGGACGCATCGACGCCGGTACGGTGCAAGTCGTGCCGACACGGGTGCGCGAGAACAAGCGCACCGCATTTTGGCGCTGCGAGTTGAGGCAGGGAGGTCGGTGTACCTTGAGCGCGCAAATTGCGCTAGCGCAGCACCGTCCAACACGGCGAGTGATCGAAACGGTGCGGCCGGATGCGCCGGATCCAACGTCGCTCTCGACGACGGAGGTTCCCGGTATACCCTGGACCACGACCTATGACAGCCGGTTCGTGACGGCGCCACCCGGTTCCGATAGCGGCTCGCTCAACTCGGTGTTCTGGGTTCGGTTGCGGCATGAGGAAGCGGTGACCTTTGAGTCGCTAGTGTCGTTGTGCGATGCGTGTTTCCCGAGACTGTTTTTTCGAACCAGCGAGGTCTTCAACGCCGCGTCGCTGTCCATGAACATTCAGTTTCATGTTGATCATGAACAGCTCGCGCAAATGGGCCATGGGTTCTTGCTAGTCGAAGCATTTGGCAACAAAGCGGAGCGCGGTTTTTTTGATCAGAACCTACGCGTGTGGACGGCGGATGGTGAGTTGATCGCGACAAGTGAGCAACTTTTCTACTATGCGCTTGATGCGAGTTCATGA